A genomic window from Pagrus major chromosome 23, Pma_NU_1.0 includes:
- the tecpr1b gene encoding tectonin beta-propeller repeat-containing protein 1 isoform X1 has translation MPITLLWAVDVYGRVYSLSTAGQRWERADDMLLELKRVTAGKGRCWGIGCDHRVYLNMMPSETSIRYREETYENQRWNPVDSFTDTLLPTDRWPWSDVTGMNPQPLHSFELPSHSWEWEGDWYVDQSCGGEPSQTGGWEYAVDFPANFSPDKKWNSCVRRRRWIRYRRYIAQGTWARIPLDNPRKPPLPLCDISCGGWEMSDQSGRYPYLWGVSQQGQVWFREGIHPRVPEGTTWEEVEVPKEVAQLSAGPGDLLWALLWDGNLLVRTGLSLDSPTGISWVEVESPVKEVEALHVSVGVSVVWLVTKDYKVWFRRGVNSHNPCGSGWISIGGEMMMVDVGLNDQVWAVGEDRGLYFRMGVTPSEPSGNGWIPVSAQWGKSKKVIPPSRKACELSGQLTEASVLSCTDSDSELGPPDPQNSTNDTPVLEAAAPSVVPLGGADSPSPPLKTEDASSASQQDAPKPFIPASDSFINSLVSDRDKTSTTQPSITEAPQEECEEPSPAPVLPTPVTEGHDVPWMNVDLEGAEAARSAQAAGLSLGDGSTAATYSLETSQGVGEEDGPVWTWISGGGCDVDASSQISWLSPTGPLTSSLSLTPVQSAAWSEQQQQQQEHREEISKKPLERSNSVWVRKGALRWWRDWKPQRWVDVGVALEQSTKSDGRKDSIFFVYYTQYDEKKYLHVFINEVTALVPVLRDGHYAFAVYTAQRIKQRWPLVLAAQTERDMNEWLSLLSDCCCECRGITGPPSRHALWSTTSKGDVMVHEPSFSLEATAHTPACDLMFWRQVPGHLRCVESNSLGLVWGIGWDGTAWVYSGRYGPQPTSEDAVQMHQQTDVRSVHVYENQRWNPMTGYTDKGLPTDRPMWSDESGLKECTKGNTHPPSPQWSWVSEWAVDYNVPGGTDKEGWQYAADFPVTFHGHKTMKDFVRRKRWTRKCKISLRGPWQQVPPIPLTDISLMPCLAQSRMEQVPVWALSDKGDVLCRLGVSPQNPAGSSWLHVGTDQPFKSISIGGANQVWAIAKDGAVFYRGSVSPQNPAGECWYHIPSPPRQTLRQLSVGRTSVFAVDENGNLWYRQGLTPSYPQGSAWELISNNATKVSVGPLDQVWIIADGVPGFPAETPGAVCHRLGVGPMQPKGQSWDYGIGGGWEHISVRGNSAEAPRPPHPGAAGPPRSPLPLRPPTQVNGNAVGV, from the exons ATGCCCATCACGCTGCTGTGGGCCGTGGATGTGTACGGCCGGGTGTACAGCCTGTCCACAGCTGGCCAGCGGTGGGAGCGTGCAGACGACAtgctgctggagctgaagcGCGTCACTGCGGGAAAGGGCCGCTGCTGGGGCATCGGCTGCGACCACCGTGTTTACCTCAACATGATGCCCAGCGAGACCTCCATCCGCTACAGGGAGGAGACCTACGAGAACCAG aggtgGAACCCAGTGGACAGCTTcactgacacactgctgccCACCGACCGCTGGCCGTGGAGCGACGTGACCGGGATGAATCCGCAACCGCTCCACAGCTTTGAGCTGCCCTCCCACAGCTGGGAGTGGGAGGGGGACTGGTATGTGGATCAGAGCTGTGGAGGAGAACCCAGCCAGACCGGg GGCTGGGAGTATGCGGTCGATTTCCCAGCCAACTTCTCCCCAGACAAGAAGTGGAACTCTTGTGTTCGTCGGCGGCGGTGGATCCGCTACAGGAGATATATAGCACAAGGCACCTGGGCCAGG atcCCTCTGGACAATCCCAGGAAGCCGCCGCTTCCGCTCTGTGACATCAGCTGTGGTGGGTGGGAGATGAGTGACCAGTCTGGGAGGTATCCCTACCTCTGGGGCGTGTCACAACAAGGACAG GTGTGGTTCAGGGAGGGCATCCACCCCCGGGTCCCAGAGGGCACTACCTGGGAGGAGGTAGAAGTGCCCAAGGAGGTGGCTCAGTTATCGGCCGGCCCCGGAGACCTGCTGTGGGCTTTACTCTGGGACGGGAACCTGCTGGTCCGCACTGGCCTCAGCCTGGACAGCCCGACTG gCATATCGTGGGTGGAGGTGGAGTCACCAGTGAAGGAGGTTGAAGCTCTTCATGTATCAGTGGGAGTCAGTGTGGTCTGGCTGGTCACTAAAGACTACAAG GTGTGGTTCAGGCGTGGCGTGAACTCCCACAACCCCTGTGGCTCCGGCTGGATCAGCATCGGAGgggagatgatgatggtggatGTTGGACTCAATGACCAG GTGTGGGCAGTGGGTGAGGACCGCGGCCTGTATTTCAGAATGGGTGTGACCCCGTCAGAACCAAGCGGAAATGGCTGGATCCCTGTTTCTGCCCAGTGGGGCAAAAGTAAAAAGGTTATTCCACCCAG TAGGAAAGCGTGTGAGCTCAGTGGCCAGCTGACCGAGGCTTCAGTTCTGAGCTGCACCGACTCAGACTCCGAGTTAGGTCCTCCTGACCCACAAAACAGCACCAATGACACCCCAGTCCTAGAGGCAGCAGCGCCCTCTGTGGTCCCTTTAGGGGGAGCCGACTCACCCTCACCTCCCCTGAAAACAGAGGACGCATCTTCAGCCTCCCAACAGGACGCCCCCAAACCCTTCATCCCTGCCAGCGACAGCTTTATCAACAGCCTGGTGTCAGACCGCGACAAAACGTCCACCACCCAGCCGTCCATCACAGAGGCACCGCAGGAAGAATGCGAGGAGCCGTCCCCGGCCCCCGTACTCCCGACGCCTGTGACTGAAGGACATGATGTCCCCTGGATGAACGTGGACCTGGAGGGGGCAGAAGCTGCTCGGAGTGCCCAGGCAGCGGGGCTCTCACTGGGCGATGGAAGCACCGCTGCAACTTACTCTCTGGAGACCTCTCAGGGCGTTGGAGAGGAGGACGGGCCGGTGTGGACCTGGATCTCTGGTGGAGGCTGCGACGTGGATGCCAGTTCACAGATCAGCTGGCTTAGTCCTACAG GTCCTCTCACCAGCTCCCTGTCTCTGACTCCAGTGCAGTCAGCAGCCTGGAgcgaacagcagcagcagcagcaggaacacagagaggagatcAGCAAGAAACCTCTGGAGAGAAGCAAC TCGGTGTGGGTGCGTAAAGGTGCGCTGCGCTGGTGGAGAGACTGGAAGCCTCAGCGCTGGGTGGATGTGGGCGTCGCTCTCGAGCAGTCCACCAAGTCTGACGGCAGGAAGGACAGCATATTCTTCGTCTACTACACACAGTATGATGAGAAGAAG tacCTCCATGTGTTTATAAATGAAGTGACGGCGCTGGTTCCAGTGCTCAGGGACGGCCACTATGCCTTTGCCGTGTACACAGCTCAGAGGATCAAACAGAGGTGGCCTCTGGTGTTGGCAGCTCAAACCGAAAGGGACATGAATGAATGG CTGTCCCTGTTGTCTGACTGTTGCTGCGAGTGTCGAGGGATCACAGGTCCCCCGTCCAGACACGCCCTGTGGTCCACAACCTCAAAGGGAGACGTCATGGTCCACGAGCCGTCCTTTTCCTTGGAGGCGACTGCGCACACACCGGCCTGTGACCTCAT GTTCTGGCGGCAGGTCCCGGGTCACCTGCGCTGTGTAGAGTCTAACAGTCTGGGGCTGGTGTGGGGCATCGGGTGGGACGGCACCGCCTGGGTCTACAGTGGGCGCTATGGGCCCCAGCCCACGTCGG AGGATGCAGTTCAGATGCACCAGCAGACTGATGTCAGGAGCGTTCATGTGTATGAGAATCAAAGGTGGAACCCCATGACGGGATATACAGACAA AGGACTTCCTACAGACCGCCCTATGTGGAGTGACGAGAGCGGACTGAAGGAGTGCACCAAAGGCAACACACACCCGCCCTCCCCTCAGTGGTCCTGG GTGTCCGAGTGGGCTGTGGACTACAACGTCCCTGGAGGGACGGACAAAGAAGGCTGGCAGTATGCAGCAGACTTCCCCGT GACGTTTCACGGCCACAAAACCATGAAAGACTTTGTCAGGCGCAAAAGATGGACGAg GAAGTGTAAGATCTCACTGAGAGGTCCATGGCAGCAGGTCCCACCCATCCCTTTGACTGACATCTCTCTGATGCCATGCCTGGCCCAGAGCAGGATGGAGCAGGTGCCTGTCTGGGCCCTCAGCGACAAGGGAGACGTCCTGTGTCGTCTGGGAGTCAGCCCCCAAAACCCTGCG GGCAGCTCGTGGCTACACGTGGGCACAGACCAGCCCTTCAAGTCCATCTCTATCGGTGGAGCCAACCAGGTGTGGGCCATCGCCAAGGATGGAGCTGTGTTCTACCGAGGATCTGTTTCCCCGCAGAACCCTGCAG GGGAATGCTGGTACCACATCCCGTCTCCCCCTCGACAGACTCTCAGACAGCTGTCTGTTGGCCGGACCTCCGTCTTTGCTGTGGATGAAAACG GTAACTTGTGGTACAGACAGGGCCTCACACCCAGCTACCCACAGGGCTCCGCCTGGGAGCTCATCTCTAACAACGCCACCAAGGTTTCTGTGGGGCCGCTGGACCAG GTGTGGATCATAGCAGACGGAGTTCCAGGCTTCCCTGCTGAGACTCCTGGAGCTGTCTGCCACAGGCTGGGAGTGGGACCCATGCAACCTAAGGGCCAGTCCTGGGACTACGGCATAGGG GGAGGATGGGAGCACATCAGTGTGAGAGGCAACTCCGCAGAGGCTCCTCGCCCCCCTCATCCTGGCGCCGCCGGACCCCCCCGCAGCCCACTCCCCCTACGACCTCCGACACAGGTCAACGGGAACGCTGTGGGTGTGTAG
- the tecpr1b gene encoding tectonin beta-propeller repeat-containing protein 1 isoform X2: protein MPITLLWAVDVYGRVYSLSTAGQRWERADDMLLELKRVTAGKGRCWGIGCDHRVYLNMMPSETSIRYREETYENQRWNPVDSFTDTLLPTDRWPWSDVTGMNPQPLHSFELPSHSWEWEGDWYVDQSCGGEPSQTGGWEYAVDFPANFSPDKKWNSCVRRRRWIRYRRYIAQGTWARIPLDNPRKPPLPLCDISCGGWEMSDQSGRYPYLWGVSQQGQVWFREGIHPRVPEGTTWEEVEVPKEVAQLSAGPGDLLWALLWDGNLLVRTGLSLDSPTGISWVEVESPVKEVEALHVSVGVSVVWLVTKDYKVWFRRGVNSHNPCGSGWISIGGEMMMVDVGLNDQVWAVGEDRGLYFRMGVTPSEPSGNGWIPVSAQWGKSKKVIPPRKACELSGQLTEASVLSCTDSDSELGPPDPQNSTNDTPVLEAAAPSVVPLGGADSPSPPLKTEDASSASQQDAPKPFIPASDSFINSLVSDRDKTSTTQPSITEAPQEECEEPSPAPVLPTPVTEGHDVPWMNVDLEGAEAARSAQAAGLSLGDGSTAATYSLETSQGVGEEDGPVWTWISGGGCDVDASSQISWLSPTGPLTSSLSLTPVQSAAWSEQQQQQQEHREEISKKPLERSNSVWVRKGALRWWRDWKPQRWVDVGVALEQSTKSDGRKDSIFFVYYTQYDEKKYLHVFINEVTALVPVLRDGHYAFAVYTAQRIKQRWPLVLAAQTERDMNEWLSLLSDCCCECRGITGPPSRHALWSTTSKGDVMVHEPSFSLEATAHTPACDLMFWRQVPGHLRCVESNSLGLVWGIGWDGTAWVYSGRYGPQPTSEDAVQMHQQTDVRSVHVYENQRWNPMTGYTDKGLPTDRPMWSDESGLKECTKGNTHPPSPQWSWVSEWAVDYNVPGGTDKEGWQYAADFPVTFHGHKTMKDFVRRKRWTRKCKISLRGPWQQVPPIPLTDISLMPCLAQSRMEQVPVWALSDKGDVLCRLGVSPQNPAGSSWLHVGTDQPFKSISIGGANQVWAIAKDGAVFYRGSVSPQNPAGECWYHIPSPPRQTLRQLSVGRTSVFAVDENGNLWYRQGLTPSYPQGSAWELISNNATKVSVGPLDQVWIIADGVPGFPAETPGAVCHRLGVGPMQPKGQSWDYGIGGGWEHISVRGNSAEAPRPPHPGAAGPPRSPLPLRPPTQVNGNAVGV, encoded by the exons ATGCCCATCACGCTGCTGTGGGCCGTGGATGTGTACGGCCGGGTGTACAGCCTGTCCACAGCTGGCCAGCGGTGGGAGCGTGCAGACGACAtgctgctggagctgaagcGCGTCACTGCGGGAAAGGGCCGCTGCTGGGGCATCGGCTGCGACCACCGTGTTTACCTCAACATGATGCCCAGCGAGACCTCCATCCGCTACAGGGAGGAGACCTACGAGAACCAG aggtgGAACCCAGTGGACAGCTTcactgacacactgctgccCACCGACCGCTGGCCGTGGAGCGACGTGACCGGGATGAATCCGCAACCGCTCCACAGCTTTGAGCTGCCCTCCCACAGCTGGGAGTGGGAGGGGGACTGGTATGTGGATCAGAGCTGTGGAGGAGAACCCAGCCAGACCGGg GGCTGGGAGTATGCGGTCGATTTCCCAGCCAACTTCTCCCCAGACAAGAAGTGGAACTCTTGTGTTCGTCGGCGGCGGTGGATCCGCTACAGGAGATATATAGCACAAGGCACCTGGGCCAGG atcCCTCTGGACAATCCCAGGAAGCCGCCGCTTCCGCTCTGTGACATCAGCTGTGGTGGGTGGGAGATGAGTGACCAGTCTGGGAGGTATCCCTACCTCTGGGGCGTGTCACAACAAGGACAG GTGTGGTTCAGGGAGGGCATCCACCCCCGGGTCCCAGAGGGCACTACCTGGGAGGAGGTAGAAGTGCCCAAGGAGGTGGCTCAGTTATCGGCCGGCCCCGGAGACCTGCTGTGGGCTTTACTCTGGGACGGGAACCTGCTGGTCCGCACTGGCCTCAGCCTGGACAGCCCGACTG gCATATCGTGGGTGGAGGTGGAGTCACCAGTGAAGGAGGTTGAAGCTCTTCATGTATCAGTGGGAGTCAGTGTGGTCTGGCTGGTCACTAAAGACTACAAG GTGTGGTTCAGGCGTGGCGTGAACTCCCACAACCCCTGTGGCTCCGGCTGGATCAGCATCGGAGgggagatgatgatggtggatGTTGGACTCAATGACCAG GTGTGGGCAGTGGGTGAGGACCGCGGCCTGTATTTCAGAATGGGTGTGACCCCGTCAGAACCAAGCGGAAATGGCTGGATCCCTGTTTCTGCCCAGTGGGGCAAAAGTAAAAAGGTTATTCCACCCAG GAAAGCGTGTGAGCTCAGTGGCCAGCTGACCGAGGCTTCAGTTCTGAGCTGCACCGACTCAGACTCCGAGTTAGGTCCTCCTGACCCACAAAACAGCACCAATGACACCCCAGTCCTAGAGGCAGCAGCGCCCTCTGTGGTCCCTTTAGGGGGAGCCGACTCACCCTCACCTCCCCTGAAAACAGAGGACGCATCTTCAGCCTCCCAACAGGACGCCCCCAAACCCTTCATCCCTGCCAGCGACAGCTTTATCAACAGCCTGGTGTCAGACCGCGACAAAACGTCCACCACCCAGCCGTCCATCACAGAGGCACCGCAGGAAGAATGCGAGGAGCCGTCCCCGGCCCCCGTACTCCCGACGCCTGTGACTGAAGGACATGATGTCCCCTGGATGAACGTGGACCTGGAGGGGGCAGAAGCTGCTCGGAGTGCCCAGGCAGCGGGGCTCTCACTGGGCGATGGAAGCACCGCTGCAACTTACTCTCTGGAGACCTCTCAGGGCGTTGGAGAGGAGGACGGGCCGGTGTGGACCTGGATCTCTGGTGGAGGCTGCGACGTGGATGCCAGTTCACAGATCAGCTGGCTTAGTCCTACAG GTCCTCTCACCAGCTCCCTGTCTCTGACTCCAGTGCAGTCAGCAGCCTGGAgcgaacagcagcagcagcagcaggaacacagagaggagatcAGCAAGAAACCTCTGGAGAGAAGCAAC TCGGTGTGGGTGCGTAAAGGTGCGCTGCGCTGGTGGAGAGACTGGAAGCCTCAGCGCTGGGTGGATGTGGGCGTCGCTCTCGAGCAGTCCACCAAGTCTGACGGCAGGAAGGACAGCATATTCTTCGTCTACTACACACAGTATGATGAGAAGAAG tacCTCCATGTGTTTATAAATGAAGTGACGGCGCTGGTTCCAGTGCTCAGGGACGGCCACTATGCCTTTGCCGTGTACACAGCTCAGAGGATCAAACAGAGGTGGCCTCTGGTGTTGGCAGCTCAAACCGAAAGGGACATGAATGAATGG CTGTCCCTGTTGTCTGACTGTTGCTGCGAGTGTCGAGGGATCACAGGTCCCCCGTCCAGACACGCCCTGTGGTCCACAACCTCAAAGGGAGACGTCATGGTCCACGAGCCGTCCTTTTCCTTGGAGGCGACTGCGCACACACCGGCCTGTGACCTCAT GTTCTGGCGGCAGGTCCCGGGTCACCTGCGCTGTGTAGAGTCTAACAGTCTGGGGCTGGTGTGGGGCATCGGGTGGGACGGCACCGCCTGGGTCTACAGTGGGCGCTATGGGCCCCAGCCCACGTCGG AGGATGCAGTTCAGATGCACCAGCAGACTGATGTCAGGAGCGTTCATGTGTATGAGAATCAAAGGTGGAACCCCATGACGGGATATACAGACAA AGGACTTCCTACAGACCGCCCTATGTGGAGTGACGAGAGCGGACTGAAGGAGTGCACCAAAGGCAACACACACCCGCCCTCCCCTCAGTGGTCCTGG GTGTCCGAGTGGGCTGTGGACTACAACGTCCCTGGAGGGACGGACAAAGAAGGCTGGCAGTATGCAGCAGACTTCCCCGT GACGTTTCACGGCCACAAAACCATGAAAGACTTTGTCAGGCGCAAAAGATGGACGAg GAAGTGTAAGATCTCACTGAGAGGTCCATGGCAGCAGGTCCCACCCATCCCTTTGACTGACATCTCTCTGATGCCATGCCTGGCCCAGAGCAGGATGGAGCAGGTGCCTGTCTGGGCCCTCAGCGACAAGGGAGACGTCCTGTGTCGTCTGGGAGTCAGCCCCCAAAACCCTGCG GGCAGCTCGTGGCTACACGTGGGCACAGACCAGCCCTTCAAGTCCATCTCTATCGGTGGAGCCAACCAGGTGTGGGCCATCGCCAAGGATGGAGCTGTGTTCTACCGAGGATCTGTTTCCCCGCAGAACCCTGCAG GGGAATGCTGGTACCACATCCCGTCTCCCCCTCGACAGACTCTCAGACAGCTGTCTGTTGGCCGGACCTCCGTCTTTGCTGTGGATGAAAACG GTAACTTGTGGTACAGACAGGGCCTCACACCCAGCTACCCACAGGGCTCCGCCTGGGAGCTCATCTCTAACAACGCCACCAAGGTTTCTGTGGGGCCGCTGGACCAG GTGTGGATCATAGCAGACGGAGTTCCAGGCTTCCCTGCTGAGACTCCTGGAGCTGTCTGCCACAGGCTGGGAGTGGGACCCATGCAACCTAAGGGCCAGTCCTGGGACTACGGCATAGGG GGAGGATGGGAGCACATCAGTGTGAGAGGCAACTCCGCAGAGGCTCCTCGCCCCCCTCATCCTGGCGCCGCCGGACCCCCCCGCAGCCCACTCCCCCTACGACCTCCGACACAGGTCAACGGGAACGCTGTGGGTGTGTAG